A genomic region of Colletotrichum destructivum chromosome 1, complete sequence contains the following coding sequences:
- a CDS encoding Putative A1 cistron-splicing factor, AAR2, AAR2 domain superfamily: protein MTSGASIDAPIRPALLKNSGLPKSDSSVSTTALSCKSIRVTGAHPLGSLHVHQPADSSLSQEVAMNPNTAPNDDDEPPPLGPIDSQDDIATRQPLPQHGHSLGGGDIVLIMDLPAHFTVGYDSVSFTAREFVGVRDIPPGPHFFWVSETEASTTRCGFWVISSATEKIHVMQWDKFNEVVGEPASQVEARFQKDKIQDIYPKLAPYQFRALNATVKSVASGSSSPEPEFARNTNIWQQLTNAISAPLLSRITARKAGDWAVHTSDRVRGALMLPAEVELEKRIPSVVASTELKFTFSQGAKTYDAESVGAARTEQAVDATAYLMSTAISDDDIVGELQFAFIVGMHLGNEACIQQWWHMLVSVVLKAYTLPLRRPELARSLLQTITAQLVYNERYLDGSVLDYGPSYPRDLRMALILYKRRLNEVLLTLNSLATPEQAAVGQAFSELETWVWKFGWDIRSDYLRKGKTMLEDGEEVELEMDDLEAEDERGEFAATVVELDESGKQKDLVSWD, encoded by the coding sequence ATGACCTCCGGCGCCTCCATCGACGCCCCCATCCGGCCCGCCCTCCTCAAAAACTCGGGCCTGCCAAAGTCCGACTCGTCCGTCTCCACCACGGCTTTATCTTGCAAATCCATCCGCGTCACCGGCGCCCATCCACTCGGCTCCCTGCACGTTCACCAACCCGCCGACTCGTCTCTGTCGCAAGAAGTCGCCATGAACCCAAACACAGCccccaacgacgacgacgaaccccCGCCTCTGGGTCCCATCGACTCTCAGGATGATATCGCGACCCGGCAGCCGTTGCCCCAGCATGGCCACTCcctgggcggcggagacATCGTACTGATCATGGACCTGCCTGCTCATTTCACTGTGGGCTACGACTCCGTCTCCTTCACCGCCCGCGAGTTTGTCGGCGTCAGAGACATCCCTCCCGGTCCGCACTTCTTCTGGGTGTCGGAGACGGAGGCCAGCACAACGCGATGCGGCTTCTGGGTCATCAGCTCGGCCACAGAAAAAATCCACGTCATGCAATGGGACAAATTCAACGAGGTTGTCGGCGAGCCAGCTAGCCAAGTCGAGGCCCGCTTCCAAAAGGATAAGATCCAAGACATCTATCCCAAGCTGGCACCTTATCAGTTCCGCGCCCTCAATGCCACCGTCAAGTCGGTGGCCTCAGGTTCCTCGAGCCCCGAGCCCGAGTTCGCAAGGAACACCAACATCTGGCAACAGCTCACGAACGCCATCTCGGCCCCACTTCTGAGCAGAATTACCGCCCGCAAGGCCGGCGACTGGGCTGTGCACACGTCGGACCGTGTGAGGGGCGCCCTAATGCTTcccgccgaggtcgagctcgagaaAAGGATACCCAGTGTTGTCGCAAGCACAGAGTTGAAATTTACCTTCAGCCAGGGCGCAAAAACGTACGATGCGGAAAGTGTCGGCGCCGCACGCACCGAGCAGGCAGTCGATGCGACGGCTTATTTGATGTCCACGGCTATCAGTGACGACGACATCGTTGGGGAGCTGCAGTTTGCTttcatcgtcggcatgcATCTTGGTAATGAAGCCTGCATCCAGCAGTGGTGGCACATGCTGGTTTCGGTCGTCCTGAAGGCCTACACCCTGCCCCTCCGGCGACCCGAATTGGCCCGCTCCCTCCTGCAGACAATCACAGCCCAGCTTGTGTACAACGAACGCTACCTTGATGGCTCCGTGCTCGACTACGGTCCGTCATACCCTCGTGATCTCCGCATGGCCCTCATCCTCTACAAGCGACGCCTCAACGAAGTGCTCCTGACACTCAACTCACTGGCCACTCCCGAGCAGGCTGCCGTTGGCCAGGCCTTTTCTGAGCTCGAGACGTGGGTCTGGAAGTTTGGATGGGACATCAGAAGCGACTATCTTCGAAAGGGCAAGACGATGCTTGAGGACGGTGAGGAGGTTGAGCTCGAGAtggacgacctcgaagcTGAAGATGAGCGTGGCGAGTTTGCCGCCACGGTGGTCGAGCTGGATGAGAGCGGAAAGCAGAAGGATCTTGTCTCGTGGGATTAG
- a CDS encoding Putative Zinc finger C2H2-type, C2H2 finger domain transcription factor CON7 codes for MFLVPTQHQFVDNRASLLSSGSPQLGGSRPEAAAISSLLTSISTSMERSATEYSQSGLPSPYPSNCGDTRSEGSSADHASAAQYATQQEVRPSNYSTSATPTSEYSVYPPSARSGSFPEHIQRSYHPASNHNGSSGGMAQQASSPSLSQQDGRNHQVPMPKSDHDVPIDPSIAAPSPTYAYGQHSPYGPPPGDMSHSYQHPAYAQPRPDWTGYGQHSAGPLTPASHVFPPTPSSAPPQGRPNQFGNQVYSFVPIPGAQQHKRPRRRYEEIERMYKCGWNGCEKAYGTLNHLNAHVTMQSHGQKRTPEEFKEIRKEWKQRKKEEEAQRKAEEERQRQAAAAAAAAQNGSGDPQSAADGTSSASAYASGRQVQLPPIGYQPSQYPAPPSAGGVAQQQLPEYNGSHMYSTNYQPQSPYGQPNQSMYSSHNGAQTSSH; via the exons ATGTTCTTGGTCCCAACGCAACACCAGTTCGTTGACAACCGCGCATCACTACTCTCTTCAGGCTCGCCACAGCTTGGAGGTTCCCGCCCCGAAGCCGCTGCCATCAGCTCGCTTCTCACCTCCATCAGCACCTCTATGGAACGCAGTGCTACCGAGTACTCGCAGTCAGGTTTGCCTTCGCCTTACCCAAGCAACTGCGGCGACACCCGTTCTGAAGGTTCATCTGCAGATCACGCATCTGCTGCGCAATACGCGACCCAGCAGGAGGTCCGCCCTAGCAACTATTCCACCTCGGCGACTCCCACCTCCGAGTACAGCGTCTACCCGCCGTCTGCGCGATCAGGATCCTTCCCTGAACACATTCAGCGATCATACCACCCAGCTAGCAACCATAACGGAAGCAGCGGAGGCATGGCGCAACAAGCAAGCAGTCCGTCTTTGTCCCAGCAGGATGGACGTAACCATCAGGTCCCGATGCCCAAGTCTGACCACGATGTACCCATAGATCCGTCGATAGCGGCGCCGAGTCCTACCTACGCGTACGGGCAACATTCTCCCTACGGTCCTCCTCCGGGTGACATGTCGCACTCCTATCAGCATCCCGCATACGCGCAACCCCGACCCGACTGGACCGGCTACGGTCAACACAGCGCCGGTCCTTTGACTCCCGCCAGTCATGTCTTTCCCCCGACCCCGAGTTCCGCCCCTCCCCAGGGTCGTCCCAACCAG TTTGGCAATCAGGTTTATTCTTTCGTTCCGATTCCCGGTGCTCAACAGCACAAGCGACCCCGCCGACGATACGAGGAAATTGAACGCATGTACAAATGTGGTTGGAACGGCTGTGAGAAGGCCTACGGCACGCTGAACCATCTCAACGCACATGTCACCATGCAGTCTCACGGACAGAAGAGAACGCCAGAAG AGTTCAAGGAGATCCGCAAAGAGTGGAAGCAAcgcaagaaggaagaggaagcgcAGCGAAAGGCGGAAGAGGAACGCCAGCGccaggctgccgccgccgccgccgccgctcagaACGGCTCGGGCGACCCTCAGTCCGCAGCCGACGGCacatcgtcggcgtccgcATACGCCAGCGGTCGCCAAGTTCAGCTGCCCCCCATTGGCTACCAGCCTTCGCAGTACCCGGCCCCTCCGTCTGCTGGAGGTGTGGCTCAGCAACAACTCCCCGAGTACAACGGCTCTCACATGTACTCGACCAACTACCAGCCCCAGTCCCCCTATGGCCAGCCTAATCAGAGCATGTACAGCTCAC ATAACGGCGCTCAGACGTCTAGCCATTGA